A DNA window from Bacteroidales bacterium contains the following coding sequences:
- a CDS encoding restriction endonuclease, whose translation MNKWTKLSIEYANQRSYLDDLFQVYPTIPEGIREINDDIWKDVEKAFKKKNNITLVKELLKLDLFPIKDSYIAYLKRDKTSIERNPKTINRISGRLYEMGLNKIFERCSEPKETNRQIGPMFKDWLNRKTLGIQPVSIDDFTSNNEDAILDASDKAMMDFAKEHLNYNHNKGLDFVARFNGKYVIGEAKFLTDFGGHQNAQFNDAIATIEVKKVKAIKIAILDGVLYIKGQNKMHKSITELYKDYNIMSALVLREFLYQL comes from the coding sequence CAACTATTCCCGAAGGAATTAGAGAGATAAATGATGATATATGGAAAGATGTTGAAAAGGCTTTTAAAAAGAAAAACAACATCACATTGGTAAAGGAGTTGCTTAAACTTGATTTATTTCCAATAAAAGACAGTTATATTGCTTATCTCAAAAGAGATAAAACTTCAATAGAAAGAAATCCTAAAACAATTAATCGTATTAGTGGCAGATTATATGAAATGGGACTTAATAAGATTTTTGAACGATGTAGCGAACCAAAAGAAACCAATCGACAAATCGGACCAATGTTTAAAGATTGGTTAAACAGAAAAACATTAGGTATTCAACCGGTTTCAATTGACGATTTTACTTCAAATAATGAAGATGCGATTTTAGATGCAAGCGATAAAGCAATGATGGATTTTGCCAAAGAGCATTTGAATTATAATCACAACAAAGGACTTGATTTTGTAGCAAGATTTAATGGTAAATATGTTATTGGAGAAGCCAAATTTTTAACTGATTTCGGTGGTCATCAAAATGCACAGTTTAATGATGCGATAGCAACAATTGAGGTGAAAAAAGTAAAAGCAATAAAAATTGCAATTCTTGATGGAGTGCTTTATATAAAGGGTCAGAATAAAATGCACAAATCAATAACAGAGTTGTATAAGGATTACAACATTATGAGTGCATTGGTTTTACGTGAATTTTTATACCAACTTTAA